From one Cupriavidus oxalaticus genomic stretch:
- a CDS encoding IS5 family transposase, translated as MKQMTLAAGADQGAGFEQYRKPTRREAFLATMETIVPWAALCAVIEPYYPKAGNGRPPIGLERMLRIHFLQHWFNLADLACEEALYDSASLRRFVGIDLGREPVPDATTLLKFRRLLEKHQLAERLFAEVGRVLQASGVKLKTGTIVDATIIGAPSSTKNKEKARDPEMHQTRKGQQWFFGMKLHIGVDSQSGLAHSAVVTPANVHDKHALPRLLHGQEQRVYGDSAYASQQALIASKAPRAKDFTNQRTRKNGQIDEVQRGKNRNKSKIRARVEHVFAVVKRLWGFTKVRYRGLKKNAGRAFTALALANLYLSRGHLMGAVRP; from the coding sequence ATGAAGCAGATGACGTTGGCGGCGGGTGCAGATCAAGGGGCAGGATTCGAGCAATACCGCAAGCCAACGCGACGCGAGGCCTTTCTGGCGACGATGGAGACGATCGTGCCGTGGGCAGCATTGTGCGCCGTGATCGAGCCGTACTATCCGAAGGCGGGCAACGGCCGGCCGCCTATTGGCCTGGAACGGATGCTGCGCATCCACTTTTTGCAGCACTGGTTCAACTTGGCGGATCTGGCCTGCGAGGAGGCGCTATATGACAGCGCCAGCCTGCGCCGCTTCGTCGGGATTGACTTGGGTCGTGAACCGGTGCCGGATGCCACCACGCTGCTGAAGTTTCGCCGCCTGCTGGAGAAGCACCAGCTTGCCGAGAGGCTGTTTGCTGAGGTTGGCCGAGTCCTGCAGGCAAGTGGCGTGAAGCTGAAGACCGGCACCATTGTGGATGCCACGATCATCGGCGCACCCAGCTCGACGAAGAACAAGGAGAAGGCACGCGACCCCGAGATGCATCAGACCCGGAAAGGACAGCAGTGGTTTTTTGGAATGAAGCTGCACATCGGCGTGGACAGCCAGAGTGGGTTGGCCCATTCGGCAGTCGTGACGCCGGCTAATGTCCACGACAAACATGCGCTGCCCCGGCTATTACATGGGCAGGAGCAGCGAGTCTATGGCGATAGCGCCTACGCCAGTCAGCAGGCGCTGATCGCGTCCAAGGCGCCCCGCGCCAAGGACTTCACCAATCAGCGTACCCGCAAGAACGGGCAGATTGACGAAGTGCAACGTGGGAAGAACCGCAACAAATCGAAGATCCGTGCTCGGGTCGAGCATGTCTTCGCCGTAGTCAAACGCCTGTGGGGCTTCACCAAAGTACGCTACCGTGGCTTGAAGAAGAATGCGGGCCGGGCCTTCACGGCCCTGGCGCTGGCCAATCTGTACCTCAGCCGAGGGCATTTGATGGGAGCAGTCCGTCCGTAA
- a CDS encoding LysR family transcriptional regulator yields the protein MKTEIASELEFFVLIARHGSLAAAARELDLTPPAATKRLALMESRLGVRLVNRTTRRISLTNEGETYLAYAQRILADLREMESVVASSGAEPRGLLRVNATLGFGRTTIAPLVSEFAKRYSQVEVQLEVTDRPVDLVDSGVDLAIRFGTLPDNRLSARRIMSNRRFLCASPVYLDKFGSPQSLSELHKHRCIIHRQNDEAHTIWRFEQAGHHESVKVTGALSSNDGDIVLGWALDGHGILIRSEWDLAKYLESGRLRVVLPQFKLPSADLFVYYSQRRNQTARARAFIDFLVETFQKSLEKKG from the coding sequence GTGAAGACTGAAATCGCGTCCGAACTGGAGTTCTTCGTCCTGATCGCCCGGCACGGCTCGTTAGCGGCCGCAGCGCGCGAACTGGATCTGACGCCCCCCGCAGCGACAAAGCGGCTGGCACTGATGGAAAGCCGCCTTGGTGTCCGTCTGGTGAATCGCACCACGCGGCGCATCAGCCTGACGAACGAAGGCGAGACCTACCTGGCATATGCCCAGAGGATCCTGGCGGACCTCCGGGAGATGGAGAGCGTTGTGGCAAGCAGCGGAGCCGAACCGCGCGGACTGCTCCGCGTCAATGCAACACTCGGCTTCGGACGGACCACCATTGCTCCTCTGGTGTCCGAGTTTGCAAAGCGCTATTCACAGGTGGAGGTGCAACTCGAAGTCACGGATCGCCCCGTAGACCTGGTTGACAGTGGTGTCGACCTGGCGATCCGGTTCGGAACGCTGCCGGATAACCGGCTGAGCGCAAGGCGGATCATGTCGAACCGTCGTTTCCTATGCGCTTCGCCGGTCTACCTGGACAAATTCGGGTCACCGCAGTCATTGTCCGAGCTTCACAAGCATCGCTGCATCATTCACCGACAGAACGACGAAGCCCACACCATCTGGCGCTTCGAGCAGGCGGGGCATCACGAAAGCGTTAAGGTCACCGGGGCGCTATCCAGCAACGACGGGGATATCGTTCTCGGCTGGGCGCTCGACGGGCACGGCATCCTGATCCGTTCCGAGTGGGACTTGGCAAAGTATCTGGAGAGCGGCCGATTGCGAGTCGTCTTACCGCAATTCAAACTGCCATCTGCGGATCTCTTTGTCTACTACTCGCAGCGCCGCAATCAGACAGCACGCGCGCGTGCCTTCATTGACTTTTTAGTAGAGACGTTTCAGAAGTCGCTTGAAAAGAAGGGATAG
- a CDS encoding CaiB/BaiF CoA transferase family protein, whose translation MKNATSKSKPTAKRAPCGPLLGVKVLDISTVVAAPFAAGLLADYGADVIKVEVPGAGDHIRHMPPHKEGISLWSKVTNRNKKGITLDLRTEEGKEIFEHLLASQDVLVENFRPDTLERWGFGKDRLFEINPHLIILRITGFGQTGPYRGRPGFARIFESMSGFAYLCGRPDGPPMFSGYPVSDALAGVFGALSVSAALVHRNAAPGRPGQEIDLSATEAMFRALDFLAVEYDQLGVVRERTGNLNAYSSPSDVYSTRDGKWIALAVSAPPVFARFAKALNRQDLLVDPRFNTNVARLENRGEIETIVRQWFIERTEVEISSILTEHDVSFSRVNSIEDVFNDVHFKAREAIVSVEDSDFGSIHMQNVVPRFSATPGCVWRSGPGQGEHNDEILTQQVGLTPDKIAELKMKNVI comes from the coding sequence ATGAAAAATGCGACGAGCAAATCCAAACCGACGGCAAAGCGCGCGCCCTGCGGCCCCTTGTTAGGGGTGAAAGTCCTCGATATATCGACAGTCGTGGCAGCGCCATTTGCTGCCGGACTACTGGCCGACTATGGGGCCGACGTCATCAAGGTTGAAGTGCCCGGCGCAGGAGACCATATCCGCCACATGCCACCTCACAAGGAAGGCATCTCGTTGTGGTCGAAGGTCACTAACCGGAATAAAAAGGGAATCACACTTGACCTTCGCACTGAAGAAGGCAAGGAAATTTTCGAACACTTGCTGGCAAGTCAGGATGTCCTGGTGGAGAACTTTCGACCTGACACGCTCGAGCGCTGGGGTTTTGGCAAAGACCGCCTTTTCGAAATCAATCCACATCTGATAATTCTCCGCATCACTGGATTCGGCCAGACGGGCCCATATCGCGGCCGACCGGGTTTCGCGCGAATCTTTGAGTCGATGTCTGGTTTCGCCTATCTCTGTGGGCGGCCGGATGGACCGCCTATGTTCTCCGGATATCCCGTTTCAGATGCGCTAGCTGGTGTGTTTGGAGCGCTTTCGGTCTCGGCTGCTCTAGTACACCGAAATGCAGCACCTGGGCGACCGGGCCAGGAAATCGATCTATCGGCAACAGAAGCAATGTTTCGAGCACTGGATTTTCTGGCAGTTGAGTACGACCAACTCGGTGTCGTCCGCGAACGTACCGGCAACCTCAATGCCTACTCATCGCCGAGCGATGTGTATTCCACGCGGGATGGAAAGTGGATTGCGCTCGCAGTCAGCGCGCCACCGGTGTTTGCCAGGTTTGCAAAGGCGCTGAATCGACAAGACCTCCTTGTAGACCCACGGTTCAATACGAACGTAGCGCGTTTGGAGAATCGCGGAGAAATTGAAACGATCGTTCGCCAATGGTTTATTGAGCGAACTGAAGTAGAGATTTCTTCCATCCTAACGGAGCATGACGTGAGCTTTAGTCGAGTGAATTCCATAGAAGATGTCTTTAACGACGTGCATTTCAAGGCTAGGGAAGCCATCGTGTCTGTCGAAGACTCGGATTTTGGAAGTATTCATATGCAAAATGTAGTGCCGCGCTTCTCAGCTACGCCCGGATGTGTCTGGCGAAGCGGCCCGGGTCAAGGCGAGCACAATGATGAAATCCTCACTCAACAGGTAGGCTTGACGCCCGACAAAATTGCAGAATTGAAGATGAAAAATGTGATTTAG
- a CDS encoding CocE/NonD family hydrolase, protein MFSTQEARDGYDVIEWIAAQNWSTGKVGQIGSSYGGIMSLAVAGQMPPHLAASIPVMGVRDQYQWAYPGGIQDVRGGSTLPVIANCSSAAGEPTCSARMTAAFTSHPNFDDYWAARAVDVASIKVPMLFVQGLQDFMMAYYDNRNAVIGDRSNVATVIGPWPHSVPEQTSPELKNVYLAWFDRWVADMPNVPETPKVALKGLQGQDWDGFAAWPPKSSEPKTFYLTNSGLEQNAPSAGTLQYAIDTSGNTTGLTLATTFSSATTLAGPVEISLPLSFTASDANVIANIYARRNGEQINLGWAAYKKASHLESDAGPSPRVPGRTYLYKISVPSKFYAFQPGDSMVLSVVSSDKIVASDSPAGTVTVTLGKDAYVRAPMVVAR, encoded by the coding sequence ATGTTCTCGACACAGGAGGCACGAGATGGGTACGACGTGATCGAGTGGATTGCTGCGCAGAACTGGTCAACCGGGAAGGTGGGACAGATCGGATCGAGCTATGGAGGCATCATGTCTTTGGCTGTGGCCGGTCAAATGCCACCACATCTGGCCGCTTCGATTCCTGTCATGGGGGTTCGCGATCAATACCAATGGGCTTATCCGGGGGGTATCCAGGACGTCCGCGGTGGCTCTACTCTTCCCGTTATCGCTAATTGCTCTTCCGCAGCGGGCGAACCGACTTGCTCTGCGCGAATGACCGCAGCGTTTACCTCGCACCCGAATTTTGATGACTACTGGGCAGCTCGCGCGGTAGATGTTGCCTCCATCAAGGTCCCGATGCTGTTCGTACAGGGACTGCAAGACTTTATGATGGCCTACTATGACAACCGCAATGCGGTAATCGGGGATAGATCAAATGTTGCTACAGTGATCGGACCCTGGCCACATAGCGTCCCTGAACAGACGTCCCCGGAACTCAAGAACGTGTATTTGGCTTGGTTCGATCGCTGGGTTGCCGACATGCCGAACGTGCCGGAGACACCTAAGGTGGCATTGAAAGGGTTGCAGGGTCAAGATTGGGATGGCTTCGCTGCCTGGCCCCCAAAATCGAGTGAGCCGAAGACTTTCTACCTTACCAATAGTGGTCTTGAGCAGAACGCTCCATCGGCTGGCACGCTCCAATATGCGATTGATACGAGCGGAAACACCACTGGGTTGACGCTTGCCACAACGTTTTCCAGCGCTACAACCCTTGCAGGGCCCGTTGAGATCAGCTTGCCGCTCAGTTTTACTGCTTCAGATGCAAATGTGATCGCCAACATTTACGCGCGTCGCAATGGAGAGCAAATAAACCTCGGTTGGGCGGCGTACAAGAAGGCAAGTCACCTTGAATCTGACGCGGGCCCATCTCCTCGCGTGCCAGGTCGAACATACCTTTATAAGATCAGCGTTCCTAGCAAGTTTTACGCTTTTCAGCCAGGCGATAGCATGGTTCTTTCAGTCGTAAGCTCGGACAAGATTGTCGCCTCGGACTCACCCGCCGGCACAGTCACTGTGACGCTCGGTAAAGACGCATATGTTCGTGCCCCAATGGTTGTAGCGCGTTAG
- a CDS encoding mandelate racemase/muconate lactonizing enzyme family protein, with protein sequence MRVVEIREKTFPINSPIRNAYIDFSKMTLSLVAVVTDVIRDGKPVVGYGFNSNGRYGQGTLMRERFIPRILEADPESLVDATGNNLDPHKIWDTMFKNEKPGGHGERSVAIGTIDMAVWDAVAKIEGKPLFQLLADRYGNGQADRKVFVYAAGGYYYPGQDHGKLKDEMRSYIDRGYTVVKKKIGGASLDEDLRRIDSILSVLQDGQKLAVDANGRFDLDTAIQYAKALSQYDLFWYEEPGDPLDFELQATLRNYYDKPMATGEDLFSMQDARNLIRYGGMRPDRDYLQFDCALSYGLVEYLRTLDMLKQHGWSATRCIPHGGHQMSLNIAAGLGLGGNESYPDLFQPFGGFPDGVKVEKGYLTMPDLPGIGFEGKSDLYSVMRQLSA encoded by the coding sequence GTGAGAGTCGTAGAAATCCGCGAGAAGACCTTCCCGATCAACTCGCCCATCCGCAATGCCTACATCGATTTCAGCAAGATGACGCTGAGCCTCGTCGCCGTGGTCACCGACGTGATCCGCGACGGCAAGCCCGTGGTCGGCTACGGCTTCAACTCCAACGGTCGCTATGGCCAAGGCACCCTGATGCGTGAGCGGTTCATTCCGCGCATCCTGGAAGCCGATCCGGAGTCGCTGGTCGACGCCACCGGCAACAACCTGGATCCGCACAAGATCTGGGACACCATGTTCAAGAACGAGAAGCCGGGCGGCCATGGCGAGCGATCGGTGGCCATCGGCACCATCGACATGGCGGTCTGGGATGCTGTCGCCAAGATCGAAGGCAAGCCCTTGTTCCAGTTGCTGGCCGACCGCTATGGCAACGGGCAGGCGGACCGCAAGGTGTTCGTCTACGCCGCCGGCGGTTACTACTATCCCGGCCAGGATCACGGCAAGCTGAAGGACGAGATGCGCAGCTACATCGACCGCGGCTACACCGTGGTCAAGAAGAAGATCGGCGGCGCGTCGCTGGACGAGGATCTGCGACGCATCGACTCGATTCTGAGCGTGCTGCAGGATGGTCAGAAGCTCGCCGTCGATGCCAATGGGCGCTTCGACCTCGACACCGCCATCCAGTACGCCAAGGCGCTTTCCCAATACGATCTGTTCTGGTACGAGGAGCCGGGCGATCCGTTGGACTTCGAGCTGCAAGCGACGCTGCGCAACTACTATGACAAGCCGATGGCCACCGGCGAAGACCTGTTCTCGATGCAGGACGCCCGCAACCTGATTCGCTACGGCGGCATGCGCCCGGATCGCGACTACCTGCAATTTGACTGCGCGCTCAGCTATGGCCTGGTCGAATACCTGCGCACGCTTGACATGCTCAAGCAGCACGGCTGGTCGGCCACCCGCTGCATTCCGCATGGCGGCCACCAGATGTCACTGAATATCGCAGCGGGCTTGGGCCTGGGGGGCAATGAAAGCTATCCCGACCTGTTCCAGCCGTTTGGCGGCTTCCCCGATGGCGTCAAGGTCGAGAAGGGCTACCTCACGATGCCCGACCTGCCCGGTATTGGCTTCGAAGGCAAGTCAGACCTGTATAGCGTGATGCGGCAGCTGTCGGCTTAA
- a CDS encoding tripartite tricarboxylate transporter substrate-binding protein, translated as MWIKQAAARAATLCIFSGLFVTSGYARAEYPEKPVTLVVPFVAGGPSDKIARDVAESLRKTLGTTVVVENTAGAGGTIGTARVARATPDGYTLLVHHIGLATAPALYKKLGYKTSDLEFLGLINEAPSTLIGKNALPPNNMPELKKFIAANGGKLNLANAGVGSASHLCSLLLQSTLKSDMTFVPYKGTAPAMSDIMGGQIDLMCEQATNSTPQIEAKKVKAFGVTSAQRSTVPALAGIPPLNEAGLPGFNFTVWHGLYAPRGTPAAVLEKINKALRAALKDPALIKREEALGITVVTDDRLSPAGHKKFFNEEVNRWTKVITDAGIQPE; from the coding sequence ATGTGGATCAAGCAAGCGGCCGCCCGCGCCGCAACCCTATGCATTTTCAGCGGCCTCTTCGTCACGTCCGGCTACGCCCGTGCCGAATATCCGGAGAAGCCTGTCACCTTGGTTGTCCCGTTCGTGGCTGGAGGCCCGAGCGACAAGATCGCACGAGACGTCGCCGAATCGCTGCGGAAAACACTCGGCACCACGGTTGTCGTCGAGAATACCGCTGGTGCAGGCGGTACCATCGGTACGGCTCGTGTCGCCCGGGCGACCCCGGATGGCTATACGCTGCTGGTCCACCATATCGGCCTGGCGACAGCTCCCGCGTTGTACAAGAAGCTCGGCTACAAGACCTCGGACCTGGAATTCCTGGGGCTGATCAACGAGGCTCCGTCGACACTGATCGGCAAGAACGCCCTGCCGCCGAACAACATGCCCGAACTCAAGAAGTTTATTGCGGCGAATGGCGGAAAGCTGAACCTGGCCAACGCGGGCGTGGGCTCTGCGTCGCACCTCTGTAGCCTGCTGCTGCAAAGCACGCTGAAAAGCGACATGACCTTTGTCCCGTACAAGGGAACGGCGCCCGCGATGTCCGACATCATGGGTGGGCAAATCGATCTGATGTGCGAGCAGGCCACCAACAGTACGCCACAGATCGAAGCCAAGAAGGTCAAGGCGTTTGGGGTGACAAGTGCCCAACGCTCGACGGTGCCGGCGTTGGCGGGCATTCCGCCCCTCAACGAAGCCGGCTTGCCGGGATTCAACTTCACCGTCTGGCACGGTTTGTATGCGCCTCGCGGTACCCCGGCAGCCGTACTCGAGAAAATCAACAAGGCCCTGCGCGCAGCGCTGAAGGATCCGGCGTTAATCAAACGTGAAGAGGCATTGGGCATCACGGTTGTCACCGACGACCGTCTCTCACCGGCAGGCCATAAGAAGTTCTTCAACGAAGAAGTTAATCGGTGGACGAAAGTCATCACGGACGCTGGCATTCAGCCGGAGTGA
- a CDS encoding YidH family protein — protein MNRPQWQRSGAEPDYRFTLANERTFLAWVRTALAVLAGGIVLDQFSAHMEPKPVLGVVAIALSLLAAGMGGFAYFRWQGNEIAMRHRSPLPSSVGIPLLSVAISCVAILLTVGLLAKLQ, from the coding sequence ATGAATAGACCACAGTGGCAAAGGAGTGGCGCAGAACCGGACTATCGATTTACCCTTGCAAACGAACGCACGTTTCTCGCTTGGGTTCGCACCGCCCTCGCTGTCTTGGCCGGGGGCATTGTACTCGACCAGTTCTCCGCTCACATGGAGCCGAAACCCGTCTTAGGAGTAGTCGCGATCGCGCTGTCGTTGTTGGCGGCTGGAATGGGAGGATTTGCATACTTCCGCTGGCAGGGGAACGAAATTGCGATGCGTCATCGCAGTCCGCTTCCTTCTTCTGTAGGCATTCCTCTGCTTAGCGTAGCGATTAGCTGCGTCGCGATTTTGCTCACCGTCGGACTGCTGGCGAAGCTACAGTGA